Part of the Longimicrobiaceae bacterium genome, CACGACGACCCCGATCCCCACCACCACGGTGGAGAAGACGACGTCCAGCAGGACCGTCGCGGCCAGGATCCGCAGGGCGTGGAGATGCGCCACCAGGACGCCCACGCCCAGGAACCCGCCGTCCACCGCGCCCTGCTCGATCAGGTTGCGCGAGATCTCCCACCAGGCCGTTACCAGCTCTCCCATGGCCTGCCCCGCGGCGCGCAGCAGGACGTCCGCGAGCGAGAAGCCCTGCAGGACGAGGTCGCCCGGCAGCGCCCCGGCGTCGCTCACGCCGGCGGCGTGGCCCGCGACGTCCCGGAAGACGGTGATCACCTGCTCGGGTCCCAGGAGCGGATTGGTGAAGAAGGCCCACACCAGGGCGATCACGCCGAGCTTCCGCACCGCCTCGGCGACGACCCGTTCCAGGCCGATCTGCCGCGTCTGCCAGTCCGCCCATGACAGGTACGCCTCCAGCGCGAGCAGCCCGAGCAGGAGCATCTGGGCGTACGGCAGGAAGAGGCTCGGCCAGCTCGCCGTCGCCTGCCGGAACTGGTCCACGATGCCCACGACGACGCGTTCGCTCCCCGCCGCCTGGGCGAGTGCGGCGGTGGGCCGGAGCATCGGGATCGCGGCGAGGGCGAAGCTCGCCAGGTAGCGGGAGACGGTGCGTATCATCGCCGGAGCAGGGGGAGA contains:
- a CDS encoding type IV secretion system protein; the encoded protein is MIRTVSRYLASFALAAIPMLRPTAALAQAAGSERVVVGIVDQFRQATASWPSLFLPYAQMLLLGLLALEAYLSWADWQTRQIGLERVVAEAVRKLGVIALVWAFFTNPLLGPEQVITVFRDVAGHAAGVSDAGALPGDLVLQGFSLADVLLRAAGQAMGELVTAWWEISRNLIEQGAVDGGFLGVGVLVAHLHALRILAATVLLDVVFSTVVVGIGVVVLEVGFAFVALQVVLVELETILLIGFGPFFAGFASFRVTAGMTEAFLKQAVVLGLRLFLTLPLAALGMRLADFWSRNLLASVTRRTLQPQFVLDGRTVRLSVEVVYLDPMVVVLVLVSVCFYVYLVWSYPSKYARALADLRLNLPAAVAGKAG